A window of the Streptomyces finlayi genome harbors these coding sequences:
- a CDS encoding EamA family transporter → MDVPRSAAEPAAAVAVPEAVSALPGPGERGSGGRGLALGPVALVVAGGLSVQFGAAVAALLMPRAGALGVVTLRLVAAAVVLLLVCRPKLRGHSRADWGTVLAFGSAMGGMNILFYQSIERIPLGVAVTLEVLGPLALSVIVSRRLVNLVWAALAVAGVFLLGGGGFGGLDPAGAAYALGAGALWALYIVFSARTGRRFPQADGLALAMAVAALLSLPLGIVDAGSALLVPSTIAMGVAVALLSSVLPYTLELIALRRLPASTFAVLMSLEPAIAAAAGFLILDQALSTTDALAIALVIGASMGAIRSQVGTGRGKADG, encoded by the coding sequence GTGGACGTCCCGCGCAGTGCCGCAGAACCGGCCGCAGCAGTCGCCGTGCCCGAGGCGGTGTCCGCGCTCCCCGGGCCCGGGGAGCGCGGCTCCGGCGGCCGGGGCCTGGCGCTCGGCCCGGTCGCACTGGTGGTCGCCGGCGGCCTCTCGGTCCAGTTCGGCGCGGCGGTCGCGGCCCTGCTGATGCCGAGGGCGGGCGCCCTGGGCGTCGTCACCCTCCGGCTCGTCGCCGCGGCGGTCGTCCTGCTGCTCGTGTGCCGCCCCAAGCTGCGCGGCCACTCGCGGGCCGACTGGGGCACGGTCCTCGCGTTCGGTAGCGCCATGGGCGGCATGAACATCCTCTTCTACCAGTCGATCGAACGGATTCCGCTGGGCGTCGCGGTCACCCTGGAGGTCCTGGGCCCGCTCGCCCTCTCGGTGATCGTCTCGCGCCGCCTGGTCAACCTCGTCTGGGCGGCCCTCGCGGTCGCCGGTGTCTTCCTGCTCGGCGGCGGGGGCTTCGGCGGCCTGGACCCGGCCGGAGCGGCGTACGCCCTCGGGGCGGGCGCCCTGTGGGCGCTCTACATCGTCTTCAGTGCCCGCACCGGACGCCGTTTCCCGCAGGCCGACGGCCTGGCCCTGGCGATGGCCGTGGCCGCGCTCCTCTCCCTGCCCCTGGGCATCGTGGACGCCGGCTCCGCACTCCTCGTCCCGTCCACGATCGCGATGGGCGTCGCGGTGGCCCTGCTCAGCTCGGTCCTGCCGTACACCCTCGAACTCATCGCCCTGCGCCGCCTCCCCGCCTCCACCTTCGCGGTCCTGATGAGCCTGGAACCGGCCATCGCGGCCGCCGCCGGCTTCCTCATCCTCGACCAGGCCCTGTCGACCACGGACGCCCTGGCCATCGCCCTGGTCATCGGCGCGAGCATGGGCGCGATACGCAGCCAGGTGGGCACCGGGCGCGGCAAGGCGGACGGCTGA